Proteins encoded within one genomic window of Thermococcus celer Vu 13 = JCM 8558:
- a CDS encoding anthranilate synthase component I → MQKHEYVSPVKLYAVIRDESYPFILESAEKSGRARYTYISFNPLYTVKVGSRTEVDGSVVSKISDPFDALKEIHVKGLLVGYIAYDAAKNYIGKKPETPSVFGCYDSYFVYDHYLKKLFSVNVDNADRLVERAKRVEIEGGKGNSSIVKAGSKEKFMEMVEKGKEQIFEGEVYQIVLSREYVIETDLNPFQMYLNLREANPSPYMFLLEFDRALIGSSPETMGRVEGRNFIINPIAGTAKREKGREAEIADRLLNDEKERAEHVMLVDLARNDVRKVSRSGSVRVSKFMDVISYPSVLHIESEVVGELRAGMTHFDAMKAAFPAGTVTGAPKLRAIELIDEIERDNRGVYAGAVGYFSENLSDLAIAIRMIEFDGKARVRAGAGIVADSNPEKEFYETENKIVRVLRAVGL, encoded by the coding sequence ATGCAAAAGCACGAGTATGTCAGTCCGGTAAAGCTCTACGCTGTCATCAGGGATGAAAGCTATCCCTTCATCCTTGAATCTGCCGAAAAGAGTGGCAGAGCAAGGTACACCTACATCTCCTTCAACCCGCTTTACACTGTGAAGGTGGGTAGCAGAACAGAGGTGGACGGTAGTGTTGTTTCAAAAATCTCTGATCCCTTTGATGCACTTAAAGAAATTCACGTAAAGGGGCTTCTTGTGGGATATATAGCATATGATGCTGCGAAAAACTATATTGGCAAAAAACCAGAAACGCCATCGGTATTTGGTTGCTATGACAGCTACTTTGTCTATGACCACTACCTGAAAAAGCTCTTCAGCGTTAATGTAGATAATGCAGACAGGCTTGTTGAGAGGGCAAAGAGGGTGGAGATTGAGGGAGGAAAAGGAAATTCAAGCATTGTAAAGGCAGGAAGTAAAGAGAAGTTTATGGAGATGGTTGAAAAGGGAAAAGAGCAGATTTTTGAGGGTGAGGTCTACCAGATTGTACTGTCAAGAGAATACGTGATTGAGACAGATCTCAATCCATTTCAGATGTATCTTAATTTGAGGGAGGCAAATCCAAGCCCGTACATGTTCTTGCTTGAATTTGACAGGGCTTTGATAGGTTCAAGCCCTGAAACGATGGGAAGGGTTGAGGGAAGGAACTTCATAATCAACCCCATAGCGGGAACAGCAAAGAGAGAAAAGGGCAGAGAGGCAGAAATAGCAGATAGATTACTCAACGATGAGAAGGAGAGGGCAGAGCACGTCATGCTCGTTGATTTAGCGAGGAATGATGTAAGGAAGGTCTCCAGATCCGGGAGTGTAAGGGTGTCCAAGTTCATGGATGTCATAAGCTATCCGAGTGTTCTTCACATTGAGAGCGAGGTTGTTGGAGAACTAAGGGCTGGTATGACCCACTTCGATGCAATGAAGGCTGCTTTTCCTGCTGGGACAGTTACGGGAGCACCAAAACTGAGGGCGATAGAACTTATTGATGAAATTGAAAGAGATAACAGAGGGGTTTATGCCGGGGCGGTGGGATACTTTTCCGAGAACCTCTCTGATCTGGCAATAGCAATAAGAATGATTGAGTTTGATGGCAAAGCACGGGTAAGGGCTGGAGCAGGGATAGTTGCAGACTCGAATCCGGAAAAGGAGTTCTATGAGACCGAAAATAAGATTGTGAGGGTTCTGAGGGCGGTGGGATTATGA
- the trpD gene encoding anthranilate phosphoribosyltransferase: MIGEVIKGLDFEKAYELSRSLPELDEIQIAAILGAMEGRGYDAEIIAGFAKGIVEKSRIDLGRVADTCGTGGDGSATINVSTAVALALSTIHPVAKHGNRAMSSKSGSADVLEAMGINIEMDESMAKKMVKDVGFAFLFAPLYHKSFARVVSVRRKLGIRTIFNILGPLTNPANPEMQIVGVANESLLSKVAETLSLLNRRALVVHGSGMDEVSPSDKTTALLVDNGSIERIILLPEDFGVKRTKVIPCYGKEESAERIRAVFNGKGHEEDRTFIGINFAAALYAIGYEDLKENMEIFKEKLESGAFSKKLEEIVCKSTSMSVR, encoded by the coding sequence ATGATTGGAGAGGTCATTAAAGGCCTTGATTTTGAAAAAGCCTACGAGTTATCCCGCAGCTTACCTGAGCTTGATGAGATACAGATAGCAGCCATACTTGGGGCGATGGAAGGTAGGGGATATGATGCGGAGATTATAGCAGGATTTGCCAAAGGAATCGTGGAGAAATCGAGGATTGATCTTGGCAGAGTTGCTGATACCTGCGGGACCGGTGGAGATGGCTCCGCCACAATAAATGTAAGCACCGCCGTTGCCTTGGCCCTCTCCACGATCCATCCTGTGGCAAAGCATGGTAACAGGGCCATGAGCTCCAAGAGCGGTTCTGCAGACGTGCTTGAGGCAATGGGCATCAACATCGAGATGGATGAGAGCATGGCGAAGAAGATGGTTAAAGATGTCGGTTTCGCCTTCCTCTTCGCTCCGCTCTATCACAAAAGCTTTGCAAGGGTTGTTTCTGTTAGAAGGAAGCTCGGAATCAGGACGATATTCAACATCCTCGGACCTTTAACCAATCCTGCAAATCCTGAAATGCAGATTGTTGGTGTTGCGAATGAGAGCTTGCTTTCAAAGGTCGCGGAGACCCTTTCACTGCTCAACAGAAGGGCTTTGGTCGTTCACGGAAGCGGTATGGATGAGGTAAGTCCCTCGGATAAAACAACAGCTTTACTAGTGGATAACGGTAGCATTGAAAGGATCATACTGCTGCCAGAAGATTTTGGGGTTAAGAGAACAAAGGTCATCCCATGCTATGGCAAAGAGGAATCAGCGGAGAGGATCAGGGCGGTTTTCAACGGCAAAGGTCACGAGGAGGACCGAACGTTCATAGGCATCAACTTCGCCGCAGCCCTTTACGCCATTGGCTACGAAGACCTGAAGGAGAACATGGAGATTTTTAAGGAAAAGCTTGAAAGCGGAGCTTTTTCAAAAAAGCTGGAGGAGATCGTATGCAAAAGCACGAGTATGTCAGTCCGGTAA
- the trpA gene encoding tryptophan synthase subunit alpha, with protein sequence MIRKPALITFITAGDPNITATLDFMSSLSKYTDVIELGIPFSDPMADGRTIQLANERALKNGTKVRDVFKTVKKFKDQSETPVVLMTYYNPVYRRGVENFVKEAKEVGVDGLIVVDLPVEEAREYLNICRRYKMETIFLAAPNTSKERLRLIDEASSAFVYLVSLYGTTGARERVSESAFDLIRRAKEVCNKPLAVGFGVSKPEHVSELINAGADGVVVGSALVKIIEKYGEDATEKLEEKVKELKIGVDG encoded by the coding sequence ATGATAAGAAAACCTGCCCTGATAACGTTTATAACAGCTGGAGACCCAAATATAACCGCAACTCTCGATTTTATGTCCTCCCTATCCAAATATACGGATGTAATCGAACTTGGCATACCCTTCAGCGATCCGATGGCTGATGGGAGAACGATACAGCTGGCAAATGAAAGGGCACTGAAAAATGGAACAAAAGTCAGGGATGTGTTTAAAACTGTCAAAAAATTCAAGGATCAGTCAGAGACTCCAGTGGTGCTCATGACATACTACAATCCCGTCTACAGGAGAGGTGTTGAGAACTTTGTGAAAGAGGCCAAGGAAGTGGGTGTTGACGGATTGATAGTTGTGGATCTCCCGGTGGAGGAGGCGAGAGAATACTTGAACATCTGCAGGAGATACAAAATGGAGACGATATTTTTAGCTGCTCCAAACACTTCTAAAGAGAGGTTAAGGCTGATAGATGAGGCAAGCTCAGCCTTCGTGTATTTGGTCTCTCTCTATGGGACAACTGGAGCAAGGGAGCGAGTTTCGGAGTCTGCTTTCGATCTGATTAGAAGAGCGAAAGAAGTTTGCAATAAGCCTTTAGCTGTGGGTTTTGGTGTTTCAAAACCCGAACACGTTTCAGAATTGATAAACGCCGGGGCTGATGGGGTTGTCGTTGGTAGCGCTCTGGTGAAAATTATAGAAAAGTACGGGGAAGACGCTACGGAAAAGCTTGAAGAAAAAGTCAAAGAGCTAAAAATAGGAGTGGATGGTTAG
- the aroF gene encoding 3-deoxy-7-phosphoheptulonate synthase — protein MFKFSREYKAKTVVKVKGVKFGKGFTVIAGPCSVETEEQIMKTAEFLSELGVKVLRGGAFKPRTSPYSFQGHGEKALRWLKKAGEEFGLVTVSEVMDTRKVELVSKYVDILQIGTRNAQNFDLLRGVGKTDKPVILKRGFASTIQEWLYSAEYILSGGNENVILCERGIRTFETSTRFTLDISAVPVVKELSHLPIIVDPSHAAGRRSLVKPLARAALTVGADGVMVEVHPEPEKALSDSKQQLDFDGFKELMEDLRKWGL, from the coding sequence ATGTTTAAATTCAGCAGGGAGTACAAAGCTAAAACCGTTGTTAAGGTTAAGGGGGTTAAATTCGGAAAGGGGTTTACGGTAATAGCCGGCCCGTGTTCCGTTGAAACAGAGGAGCAGATAATGAAAACCGCGGAATTTTTGAGTGAGCTTGGGGTCAAGGTCCTAAGGGGTGGGGCTTTTAAGCCCCGCACAAGCCCCTACTCCTTCCAGGGGCATGGAGAGAAAGCCCTGAGATGGCTCAAAAAAGCCGGAGAAGAGTTCGGGTTGGTCACGGTCAGTGAGGTCATGGATACAAGGAAGGTTGAGCTCGTGTCCAAATACGTTGATATCCTCCAAATCGGGACGAGAAATGCTCAGAACTTTGATCTCCTCAGGGGAGTCGGCAAAACGGACAAACCCGTTATTCTAAAGAGGGGATTTGCCAGCACGATTCAGGAGTGGCTCTATTCGGCGGAATATATCTTATCCGGGGGAAATGAAAATGTAATCCTCTGCGAGAGGGGCATTAGAACGTTTGAAACCTCAACGCGCTTCACCCTTGACATCTCAGCGGTTCCGGTCGTTAAAGAGCTGTCCCATCTTCCGATAATAGTTGACCCCTCTCACGCAGCCGGAAGGAGGAGTTTGGTTAAGCCTTTAGCCAGGGCTGCCCTTACCGTCGGGGCGGATGGAGTTATGGTTGAGGTTCACCCGGAGCCCGAAAAGGCGCTCTCGGACTCAAAGCAACAGCTGGACTTTGATGGATTCAAAGAGCTCATGGAGGATCTGAGAAAATGGGGGTTGTAA
- a CDS encoding phosphoribosylanthranilate isomerase, protein MIVKVCGIKSLEELEIVERYADATGVVVKSNSRRRVDLDKAKEIIDSSTIPVFAVSTARSYEEWEEIIAKTECNMVQVHSDMPVEEFEKLKGIVKVMKAFIVDKPADEISGLIEIYSPHLILLDSGYGSGEVHDWRISREVARKYEVFLAGGLNVENVVEAINIVKPVGVDVSSGVERDGLKDEELVREFVRRAKNEVW, encoded by the coding sequence ATGATCGTTAAGGTTTGTGGCATAAAAAGTCTTGAAGAGCTTGAGATTGTTGAGAGGTATGCCGATGCAACGGGGGTTGTTGTTAAAAGCAACTCGAGGAGACGCGTTGATCTGGATAAAGCAAAGGAGATTATTGATTCGTCCACGATCCCGGTTTTTGCCGTCTCAACAGCCAGAAGCTATGAGGAGTGGGAGGAAATAATAGCCAAAACCGAATGTAACATGGTTCAGGTTCATTCAGATATGCCTGTAGAGGAGTTTGAGAAGCTGAAGGGTATTGTTAAGGTTATGAAGGCTTTTATTGTTGATAAACCCGCGGATGAGATATCAGGACTGATTGAAATTTACTCTCCCCATCTCATACTGCTCGACTCGGGATATGGGAGCGGGGAAGTGCATGACTGGAGAATAAGCAGGGAGGTAGCAAGAAAGTATGAAGTTTTTCTCGCTGGTGGGCTGAATGTGGAAAACGTTGTGGAGGCAATAAACATCGTTAAGCCTGTGGGTGTGGACGTTTCATCCGGGGTTGAGAGAGATGGCTTAAAGGATGAGGAACTTGTTAGGGAATTTGTAAGGAGGGCGAAAAATGAGGTTTGGTGA
- a CDS encoding DUF7128 family protein — protein sequence MAELKAVVFYDRDGTRYYRCPRCGMLFRKSRDYARHVSKSHGHLFKK from the coding sequence ATGGCGGAGCTGAAGGCGGTTGTGTTCTACGACCGCGACGGAACCCGCTACTACCGCTGCCCGCGCTGTGGCATGCTGTTTAGAAAGTCCAGAGACTACGCGAGACACGTGAGCAAGTCCCACGGCCACCTCTTCAAGAAATAA
- a CDS encoding creatininase family protein has product MRMEELTWPEFEKLKGSVDTVILPVGSVEAHGRHLPLGTDTFAPLEIAKRVEERLQELGFGVLVAPPVWYGHTFVLNAYPGTVNVGGGAFMAYVREIMREFAVEGFRRIVLLNGHGGNYSPLVLAAEEVAQEFPETEVWLVNWWLDFREDILSVCSSQGHAGEDETSVMLAIRPGLVRMEEARGRKRRSKVRVIKRDVGRELFPDGVNDDPSGATAEKGEAILSVVSEKIARLIAGENDGT; this is encoded by the coding sequence ATGCGCATGGAAGAGTTAACCTGGCCGGAGTTTGAGAAACTGAAGGGGAGCGTTGACACCGTGATACTCCCCGTTGGGAGCGTCGAGGCCCACGGGCGGCACCTCCCGCTCGGAACCGATACCTTCGCCCCCCTCGAGATAGCGAAGCGGGTCGAGGAGAGACTCCAAGAGCTCGGCTTTGGTGTCCTCGTGGCCCCGCCCGTGTGGTACGGGCACACCTTCGTCCTCAACGCCTACCCCGGAACCGTGAACGTGGGTGGAGGGGCGTTCATGGCCTACGTCCGGGAGATAATGAGGGAGTTCGCGGTTGAGGGCTTCAGGCGAATAGTCCTCCTCAACGGACACGGCGGAAACTACTCCCCGCTGGTCCTGGCGGCCGAGGAAGTGGCCCAGGAGTTTCCCGAAACGGAGGTATGGCTCGTAAACTGGTGGCTGGACTTCCGAGAGGACATCCTCAGCGTATGCTCAAGCCAGGGGCACGCCGGAGAGGACGAAACGTCCGTGATGCTCGCGATAAGACCCGGGCTCGTGAGGATGGAAGAGGCAAGGGGAAGGAAGAGACGCTCGAAGGTCAGGGTAATCAAGAGGGACGTAGGGAGAGAGCTGTTCCCGGACGGTGTGAACGATGACCCATCCGGGGCGACGGCCGAGAAGGGGGAGGCCATTCTGAGCGTCGTCAGCGAGAAGATAGCCCGCCTGATAGCGGGGGAGAACGATGGGACGTGA
- a CDS encoding thiamine pyrophosphate-dependent enzyme has translation MSSSIQYKLREMLSEVNNFHLGSSITCLEILKAVMAKKGENDVIILSKGHSAPAFYVILSELGFLSDEELWSFADLNGLPSHVIRGLPFVEVSSGSLGQGLSIANGIALASKMERKIYVILGDGELDEGQIWEAAMTSSHYKLDNVIAIIDRNFRQLTGKTEETMSKEPLREKWEAFGWEVFEVENRAGKILELLFELDEVKGKPKVIIAKAKAVGIDGR, from the coding sequence ATGAGCTCATCCATACAATATAAGCTCAGGGAAATGCTCTCGGAAGTGAACAACTTCCACCTCGGCTCTTCCATAACATGCCTTGAGATCCTAAAGGCGGTGATGGCAAAGAAGGGAGAAAACGATGTGATAATACTGAGCAAAGGACATTCGGCGCCGGCGTTTTACGTAATACTCTCGGAGCTCGGCTTTTTAAGTGATGAGGAACTTTGGAGTTTCGCAGATCTAAATGGGCTACCAAGCCACGTCATCAGGGGTTTGCCCTTCGTTGAGGTCTCAAGCGGTTCGTTGGGACAGGGGCTGTCGATTGCCAACGGAATAGCACTGGCATCGAAGATGGAAAGGAAAATCTATGTGATTTTGGGCGATGGGGAGCTTGACGAGGGGCAGATCTGGGAAGCGGCGATGACCTCTTCGCATTATAAACTTGACAATGTCATAGCAATCATTGACAGGAATTTCAGACAGCTTACCGGGAAAACAGAGGAAACCATGTCAAAAGAGCCCCTGAGGGAGAAGTGGGAAGCCTTTGGCTGGGAAGTGTTTGAAGTTGAAAACAGAGCCGGGAAAATCCTTGAGCTACTGTTCGAGCTTGATGAAGTAAAGGGAAAACCGAAGGTAATAATAGCAAAGGCGAAGGCGGTGGGAATTGATGGTAGGTAA
- a CDS encoding transketolase family protein — MVGKTIESFREAFGRALVEIGKENENVVVLDADVKSSTKTIYFEKAFPDRFFQLGISEQDLVSTAAGFAIAGRVPVASAFAAFMMRAWEQIRNTIARDNLNVKIVTTHSGFSDFMDGSSHQCLEDIALMRTLPNMGVIVPADAYATRTLLRQIIENEGPFYMRLGRDHAVRVYDDEELEIGKAEILREGEDIFLIACGPTVPIALEAAERLRDLSVGVADFHTIKPMDEGTLLKIAKKANLIVTLEEHSIFGGLGGAVAEVLGEKMPKRVIRIGTRDFGRSSRSYLKLLDFYGLSAEKVVKRVAEAVGR, encoded by the coding sequence ATGGTAGGTAAAACCATCGAAAGCTTCAGGGAGGCCTTTGGAAGAGCCCTTGTTGAAATAGGAAAAGAGAACGAAAACGTCGTGGTCCTTGATGCGGATGTAAAGAGTTCAACGAAAACGATATACTTTGAAAAAGCGTTCCCAGATAGGTTCTTCCAACTCGGCATAAGCGAGCAGGATTTAGTTTCAACGGCTGCCGGCTTTGCGATAGCAGGCAGGGTCCCAGTGGCCTCCGCTTTTGCAGCCTTCATGATGAGGGCCTGGGAGCAGATAAGAAACACCATAGCAAGGGACAATCTGAACGTAAAGATCGTTACAACCCACTCGGGATTTTCGGACTTCATGGACGGCTCATCGCATCAATGCTTGGAGGACATAGCTTTAATGAGGACTCTACCGAACATGGGGGTTATCGTGCCGGCGGATGCTTATGCAACCAGGACGTTACTCCGGCAGATTATCGAAAATGAGGGGCCCTTTTACATGCGCCTGGGAAGGGATCACGCTGTAAGGGTTTATGACGATGAAGAACTTGAAATCGGAAAGGCAGAAATCCTGAGGGAAGGGGAGGACATTTTTTTAATTGCCTGTGGACCCACGGTCCCGATAGCCTTGGAAGCTGCTGAAAGGCTCAGGGATCTGAGCGTTGGGGTGGCGGATTTTCACACGATAAAGCCCATGGACGAGGGGACGCTTCTCAAAATAGCAAAAAAGGCCAACTTAATAGTCACGCTGGAAGAGCACAGCATTTTTGGGGGGCTTGGGGGAGCTGTGGCAGAGGTTTTGGGTGAGAAGATGCCAAAAAGAGTCATCAGGATTGGAACAAGGGATTTTGGAAGAAGCTCGAGGAGCTACCTAAAGTTACTGGACTTCTACGGCTTAAGTGCGGAAAAAGTTGTGAAGAGGGTAGCTGAGGCAGTTGGGAGGTGA
- a CDS encoding cell wall-binding repeat-containing protein: MVKRALALVLIFIAFSSFLIPLSSAQGGGNEGPKYDLIIVRNDDLIDYIVALPYAKMLDVPILPVNPKELDPGTMAQLQSYSQFGWNHVLIIGDSQAVSDTVQDELLRMGFTVERIGGAVRTETAAKLALYFYPNGYDTVVVASSSDYGSALAAARWAMIYGYPLLLTQEDALSDSTASALKKLHPDLVLLMGAGMSKDVQTKIESMGYQTYWVKETLKITVPKQPKETNWVTVVAAVLLSLAVAVPVSLYYAKKKWSSNRVPIEVLTEKERIVVKAILEKGGVVKQEELPELTGYSRPTISRIIQELEKKQLIERKKVGKTFTVRLTKEIVMRE, translated from the coding sequence ATGGTCAAAAGGGCTCTGGCGTTGGTACTAATCTTCATAGCGTTCTCATCCTTCCTCATCCCCCTCTCCTCGGCCCAGGGAGGCGGGAACGAGGGTCCCAAGTACGATTTAATCATCGTCAGGAACGACGATCTGATCGATTACATCGTCGCGCTCCCCTACGCGAAGATGCTCGACGTCCCGATTCTTCCGGTTAACCCGAAGGAACTCGATCCCGGTACCATGGCCCAGCTCCAGAGCTACTCCCAGTTCGGGTGGAACCACGTGCTCATAATAGGCGACTCCCAGGCGGTGAGTGACACCGTCCAGGACGAGCTACTCAGGATGGGCTTCACTGTCGAGAGGATAGGCGGTGCGGTTAGAACGGAGACGGCCGCAAAGCTGGCGCTGTACTTCTATCCGAACGGTTACGATACCGTCGTCGTCGCCAGCTCCAGCGATTACGGCTCGGCCCTGGCGGCGGCGAGGTGGGCCATGATATACGGCTACCCCCTGCTTTTAACGCAGGAGGATGCGCTCTCCGATTCGACGGCCAGCGCGTTGAAGAAACTCCACCCGGATCTCGTCCTCCTGATGGGGGCGGGCATGTCAAAGGACGTCCAGACCAAAATAGAGAGCATGGGTTACCAAACCTACTGGGTCAAGGAGACCCTCAAGATAACTGTGCCCAAGCAGCCCAAGGAAACTAACTGGGTAACGGTGGTGGCCGCGGTGTTGCTCTCGCTCGCCGTTGCGGTTCCGGTCTCGCTCTACTACGCCAAGAAGAAGTGGTCCTCCAACAGGGTTCCCATCGAGGTCCTAACCGAGAAGGAGCGCATAGTTGTTAAGGCCATCCTCGAGAAGGGCGGCGTCGTCAAGCAGGAGGAACTGCCGGAGCTCACGGGCTATTCCCGGCCGACCATAAGCAGGATCATCCAGGAGCTCGAGAAGAAGCAGCTCATTGAGAGGAAGAAGGTCGGGAAGACCTTCACCGTCAGGCTCACGAAGGAGATAGTCATGAGGGAGTGA
- a CDS encoding anthranilate synthase component II translates to MIVVIDCKDSFVYNLVEYISLFDRVKVVDRDNARDIEGLDFDGIVISPGPGKPDRSLEFVFDYNVPVLGVCLGHQIIAEVFGGEVGKVKPVHGKTSLVKHDGKDIFRGVRNPFRAGRYHSLAVLKPPEGFEVNARTEDGVIMGIKRGNIFGVQFHPESVLTEDGLKIIRNFVGICHDR, encoded by the coding sequence ATGATTGTGGTTATAGACTGTAAAGATTCCTTCGTTTACAATCTGGTTGAATACATTTCGTTATTTGACAGAGTAAAGGTGGTTGACAGGGACAATGCAAGAGATATTGAAGGACTGGATTTTGATGGTATTGTGATCTCCCCCGGTCCTGGAAAACCCGACAGAAGTCTCGAATTTGTTTTTGATTATAACGTTCCGGTTCTGGGAGTGTGTCTTGGCCATCAGATTATCGCAGAGGTTTTTGGTGGAGAAGTGGGGAAGGTTAAGCCCGTTCACGGAAAGACCTCACTTGTAAAACATGATGGGAAGGATATTTTCAGGGGAGTTAGAAATCCATTTAGGGCTGGTAGATACCATTCTCTTGCCGTATTAAAGCCGCCCGAGGGGTTTGAGGTTAATGCAAGGACTGAAGATGGGGTGATTATGGGGATAAAGAGAGGGAATATTTTCGGAGTTCAGTTCCACCCGGAGAGCGTTCTTACTGAGGATGGATTGAAAATTATCAGAAATTTCGTGGGGATCTGCCATGATCGTTAA
- the trpB gene encoding tryptophan synthase subunit beta produces the protein MRFGEFGGRFVPEVLVPPLEELERAYSKFKDDEEFKERLDYYLKNYAGRPTPLYYAENLTKKLGGARIYLKREDLLHGGAHKINNTIGQALLAKFMGKNRVIAETGAGQHGVATAMAGALFNMEVDVYMGSEDVERQKVNVFRMQLLGANVIPVEIGSKTLKDAINEALRDWVSSFEYTHYLIGSVVGPHPYPTIVRDFQSVIGKEVKKQILEIEGVLPDAIVACVGGGSNAMGIFHPFIKDPVRLIGVEAAGKGLSTGKHSASLSAGKRGVLHGMLSYFLQDEDGQIATTHSIAAGLDYSGVGPEHAWLKESGRAEYVAVDDKQALRAFIELSKTEGILPALESSHALAHAMELAKEMSRDEIIVVNLSGRGDKDLGIVRGALG, from the coding sequence ATGAGGTTTGGTGAGTTTGGCGGAAGATTTGTGCCCGAAGTCCTTGTTCCACCGCTTGAAGAGCTGGAGAGGGCTTACAGCAAATTTAAGGATGACGAGGAGTTTAAGGAGAGGCTGGATTACTACCTTAAAAACTACGCAGGCAGACCAACACCGCTCTACTATGCTGAAAATCTAACCAAAAAGCTCGGGGGGGCAAGGATATATCTGAAGCGTGAGGACCTGTTGCACGGAGGGGCACACAAAATCAACAACACAATTGGACAGGCTTTGCTGGCGAAGTTTATGGGAAAAAACAGGGTTATAGCAGAAACTGGTGCAGGACAGCATGGAGTGGCTACGGCGATGGCGGGAGCACTCTTCAACATGGAAGTGGATGTTTACATGGGTTCTGAAGACGTGGAGAGGCAGAAAGTGAATGTCTTCCGCATGCAATTGCTTGGGGCAAACGTCATTCCAGTGGAAATCGGTTCAAAAACACTGAAAGATGCAATAAATGAAGCTCTGAGAGACTGGGTTTCGAGCTTTGAATACACCCATTACCTGATTGGCTCCGTTGTGGGCCCACATCCTTATCCAACAATAGTCAGGGACTTCCAGTCCGTTATCGGTAAAGAGGTTAAAAAGCAAATTCTTGAAATCGAAGGAGTTTTGCCGGATGCCATCGTTGCCTGTGTTGGGGGAGGCAGCAATGCTATGGGGATATTTCACCCCTTCATAAAAGACCCTGTGAGACTCATCGGTGTTGAAGCTGCCGGAAAAGGTTTGAGTACCGGTAAGCATTCGGCATCACTCTCCGCCGGAAAGAGGGGTGTTCTGCATGGAATGCTATCCTATTTCTTGCAGGATGAGGACGGGCAGATAGCTACAACCCACAGCATTGCTGCGGGTTTGGATTATTCGGGTGTTGGACCTGAACATGCCTGGCTCAAGGAGAGTGGTAGGGCTGAATACGTGGCTGTGGATGATAAGCAGGCTTTAAGAGCTTTTATCGAACTCTCAAAGACTGAGGGAATCTTACCAGCATTGGAATCCTCTCACGCTTTAGCTCATGCCATGGAGCTTGCTAAGGAAATGAGCCGGGATGAGATAATAGTGGTTAATTTATCCGGTAGGGGAGACAAGGATCTTGGGATTGTTAGGGGGGCGTTAGGATGA
- the trpC gene encoding indole-3-glycerol phosphate synthase TrpC — protein MNLSNMVKLRKKEGANPVIAEIKVYSPKHGDLLRGRDPLDILRIYERSGVAGISYITANEFKGNFDTLRQICNETDLPVLRKDFITSKGEIERTAEVGASAILLITRILGEKTAEFVDYALDHGLDTLVEVHSIEEARIANETNTTMIGINNRDIAILERDDGNVELTERLCRHVRGDVVRVSESGIRSIDDLKRALKCADAALIGTAFMMAENTEEFVRAFVEAGR, from the coding sequence ATGAACCTTAGCAATATGGTAAAGCTTCGAAAAAAGGAAGGAGCGAACCCGGTGATAGCTGAGATAAAGGTCTACTCTCCAAAGCATGGCGATTTACTCAGGGGTAGAGACCCCCTCGATATACTGAGGATCTATGAACGATCCGGGGTCGCGGGAATTTCGTATATAACCGCGAATGAATTCAAGGGGAACTTTGACACGCTAAGGCAGATATGCAACGAAACGGACCTTCCCGTGCTGAGGAAGGACTTTATAACGAGTAAGGGGGAAATTGAAAGGACGGCTGAGGTTGGAGCGTCGGCGATTCTACTCATTACAAGGATTCTCGGGGAAAAGACTGCTGAATTCGTTGATTACGCCTTGGACCATGGACTCGATACACTTGTCGAGGTCCATAGTATCGAAGAGGCGAGGATCGCAAACGAAACCAACACGACTATGATAGGGATAAACAATAGGGATATAGCGATCCTTGAAAGGGATGACGGGAACGTTGAGCTTACGGAGCGGCTGTGCAGACACGTGAGAGGGGACGTTGTGAGAGTCAGCGAGAGCGGAATAAGAAGTATTGATGATCTTAAGCGGGCATTAAAGTGCGCAGATGCGGCCTTAATCGGAACAGCCTTCATGATGGCTGAAAACACCGAGGAGTTTGTTAGGGCATTTGTGGAGGCGGGAAGATGA